ACAGTCAAAATTGTCTATGTAGTCTTAGAAGCACAATACCAATCATCACTCACAGCCGCAGTCCAGGCTCTCAACCAAAACCAGAGGAACGCTTCCTTTCAAGTTGTTGGTTACTTGGTTGAAGAGCTTCGTGATGAATCAACATATAGAGCCTTCTGTAAAGACCTTGAGGATGCCAATATCTTTATTGGGTCTTTGATTTTTGTAGAGGAGCTTGCTTTGAAGGTTAAGGATGCTGtggagaaagaaagggaaagactTGATGCAGTGTTGGTGTTTCCTTCAATGCCTGAGGTAATGAGACTCAACAAGCTGGGGTCTTTCAGTATGTCACAGCTGGGACAGTCAAAGAGCCCCTTTTTCCAGCTCTTTAAGAGAAAGAAGCAGTCTGCTGGGTTTGCAGAGAGTATGTTAAAGCTTGTAAGGACTTTGCCTAAGGTTTTGAAATATTTGCCTAGTGATAAGGCTCAGGATGCTAGGCTTTATATACTTAGTTTGCAGTTTTGGCTAGGAGGCTCACCTGATAACCTgcaaaatttcttgaaaatgatTTCTGGGTCTTATGTGCCTGCCCTGAAGGGGATCAAGATTGAGTATTCGGACCCGGTTTTATATTTGGATAGTGGGGTTTGGCATCCTTTGGCTCCTTGTATGTATGAGGATGTGAAGGAGTATTTGAATTGGTATGATACTAGAAAGGATGCTAATGAGAAGCTTAAGGGTCCAAATGCACCAATTGTTGGTCTGATTTTGCAGAGGAGTCACATTGTTACTGGGGATGAGAGTCACTATGTGGCTGTGATTATGGAATTGGAGGCAAAAGGGGCTAAAGTGATTCCAATTTTCGCCGGTGGGCTTGACTTTTCAGGGCCTGTGGAGAGGTATTTGATTGATCCAATCACGAAGAAGCCGTTTGTGCATTCAGTGATATCACTTACTGGTTTTGCACTTGTCGGGGGGCCAGCCAGGCAGGATCATCCCAGGGCTGTTGAGGCACTGAGGAAGCTTGATGTGCCTTATATTGTTGCATTGCCTCTGGTATTTCAGACAACTGAGGAATGGTTGAATAGTACCTTGGGGCTTCACCCAATTCAGGTAGCTTTGCAAGTTGCTCTGCCAGAGCTAGATGGAGGCATGGAGCCCATTGTTTTTGCCGGTCGGGATCCTAGAACAGGCAAGTATATCTTCCTTATCAATTATTTCTATTGTTGTTggaatttcattttattgttattgcttATATAGTCTGATTATAGTTAAGTCATCACCTTGGAAATGCTCTCAGGAAAAAACCAAAAGCAAGTTCTGCTTTTTAAATCAAGTGCAGTATTTACTTCTGAAAACAAGTACAGATTCAGACCCACTCTAAccataaattacattttattttaaatggttTTATTACTCGAGCTGAAGTAGTTTTATTGTTGCCTTATCTTGTTTCAATTTGATTCAGTACACTCTATCTCAGATGCCCTCTTTCTTAAGGGTTAATTAACGATGTAATGTGATTGCAGGAAAATCACATTGTCTGCACAAGAGGGTGGAGCAACTTTGTACTAGAGCAATCAGATGGGGTGAATTGAAGAGGAAATCAAAGGTATATTTGCATTTGTGCTAAATACTCTCTCCCAATAAATAGTGTTTTCCTAGATGGCTTATggtaactttattattattttcccttTTACAATATGATTTGCAAATAATAGAAAACCTAAGTCAGCTTGAAAGAGTTCCAGCCCAGAAAAGCTTCTATGTGTAGTAGTGACTAACAAAGAATCGTTtgggtttcaaaattttgaaatcaaaattacaaatgactttgGAGAAAAGTGTTGAAAATAATTATGAGGATGTTGACTTACCAATTAAGAATACTAAGAGTTATTGATGTAATGATGTTGCTCTAGACCTTTGTATCCCACTAGCTTATTTTCTAatccatattatatatatatatatatatatatataattttgaattgGCCGTGATGCTTAGTAGTTTAGAGTATGATTTGGATGTTGACAATAGTGAGAAGGATTAACATACCTTTTATTCTGAACTTTATCATTACCTAGAATCCAAATAGTTTCAGTGGACATGCTGAAGATTCCTCTTTCATTTACCTCATCTGTTTCACATTGTAGAAAATCCTTGACCGTTAGATGTTTTGCTTAGAAACTGTACTTCATGATCTGTATTTGATTTGTAATTTGAAACTTCATTCCTTAAGTGATGTTCTGTCTTTTCTATTCTGTAGAGAATGTACTTAAAGGCAattagatttttgttttcctgAGCTTGTTTTGATAAATACATGCACTGATGCAGGCAGAGAAGAAGCTAGCAATCACAGTCTTCAGTTTCCCTCCTGACAAAGGAAATGTTGGAACAGCAGCCTACCTTAATGTCTTTTCATCCATCTACTCAGTTCTAAAAGAACTCCACAGGGATGGTTACAATGTTGAGGGCCTACCAGAGACTTCAGAAGCCTTAATTGAAGATGTAATTCATGACAAAGAAGCTCAATTCAGCAGCCCAAATCTGAACATTGCTTACAAAATGGGTGTCCGTGAATACCAAAGCTTAACTCCCTATGCCACAGCATTGGAGGAAAACTGGGGAAAACCTCCTGGGAATCTAAACTCTGATGGAGAGAGTCTATTGGTATATGGTAAACAGTATGGTAATGTATTCATTGGGGTTCAGCCTACATTTGGCTATGAGGGTGACCCGATGCGGCTGTTGTTCTCCAAATCAGCTAGCCCACATCATGGCTTTGCAGCATATTACtcttttgttgagaaaattttcaaagcTGATGCTGTTCTTCACTTTGGCACTCATGGATCACTTGAATTCATGCCTGGAAAACAGGTTGGAATGAGTGATGTCTGCTACCCTGACAGTCTGATTGGGAATATTCCCAATGTCTATTACTATGCAGCTAATAACCCATCTGAAGCAACAATAGCAAAGCGCCGGAGCTATGCCAATACCATCAGCTATCTGACTCCCCCAGCAGAAAATGCTGGGCTATACAAGGGGCTTAAACAGTTAAGTGAGCTCATCTCCTCATATCAATCCCTTAAAGACACTGGCCGTGGGCCACAAATTGTGAACTCTATCATCAGCACGGCTAAACAATGTAATCTTGACAAGGATGTGAAACTCCCTGATGAGGGAGAGGCAATCTCAGCAAATGAAAGAGATCTTGTGGTTGGAAAGGTATATTCCAAGATCATGGAGATTGAATCCCGCCTTTTGCCTTGTGGGCTCCATGTCATTGGTGAGCCTCCATCAGCCATGGAAGCAGTTGCAACTCTGGTTAACATTGCTGCGCTAAACCGTCCTGAAGATGGAATTTCATCACTCCCAGATATACTAGCTGAGACTGTAGGAAGAGATATAGAGGAAGTCTATAGAGGGAGTGACAAAGGA
The sequence above is drawn from the Quercus robur chromosome 7, dhQueRobu3.1, whole genome shotgun sequence genome and encodes:
- the LOC126693798 gene encoding magnesium-chelatase subunit ChlH, chloroplastic codes for the protein MASLVSSPFTLPTSKTDHLSSLSTKHYFLHSFLPKKPHQTNPSKSSILKVKCTAIGNGLFTQTSPEVRRIVPDNKQGLPTVKIVYVVLEAQYQSSLTAAVQALNQNQRNASFQVVGYLVEELRDESTYRAFCKDLEDANIFIGSLIFVEELALKVKDAVEKERERLDAVLVFPSMPEVMRLNKLGSFSMSQLGQSKSPFFQLFKRKKQSAGFAESMLKLVRTLPKVLKYLPSDKAQDARLYILSLQFWLGGSPDNLQNFLKMISGSYVPALKGIKIEYSDPVLYLDSGVWHPLAPCMYEDVKEYLNWYDTRKDANEKLKGPNAPIVGLILQRSHIVTGDESHYVAVIMELEAKGAKVIPIFAGGLDFSGPVERYLIDPITKKPFVHSVISLTGFALVGGPARQDHPRAVEALRKLDVPYIVALPLVFQTTEEWLNSTLGLHPIQVALQVALPELDGGMEPIVFAGRDPRTGKSHCLHKRVEQLCTRAIRWGELKRKSKAEKKLAITVFSFPPDKGNVGTAAYLNVFSSIYSVLKELHRDGYNVEGLPETSEALIEDVIHDKEAQFSSPNLNIAYKMGVREYQSLTPYATALEENWGKPPGNLNSDGESLLVYGKQYGNVFIGVQPTFGYEGDPMRLLFSKSASPHHGFAAYYSFVEKIFKADAVLHFGTHGSLEFMPGKQVGMSDVCYPDSLIGNIPNVYYYAANNPSEATIAKRRSYANTISYLTPPAENAGLYKGLKQLSELISSYQSLKDTGRGPQIVNSIISTAKQCNLDKDVKLPDEGEAISANERDLVVGKVYSKIMEIESRLLPCGLHVIGEPPSAMEAVATLVNIAALNRPEDGISSLPDILAETVGRDIEEVYRGSDKGILKDVELLRQITEASRGAITSFVEKTTNKKGQVVDVADKLSSILGFGINEPWIQYLSNTKFYRADREKLRTLFQFLGECLKLVVADNELGSLKQALEGKYVLPGPGGDPIRNPKVLPTGKNIHALDPQSIPTTAAMQSAKIVVERLIERQKADNGGKYPETVALVLWGTDNIKTYGESLAQVLWMVGVMPIADSLGRVNRVEPVSLEELGRPRIDVVVNCSGVFRDLFINQMNLLDRAVKMVAELDEPEDQNYVRKHALEQAKTLGIGVREAATRVFSNASGSYSSNINLAVENSSWNDEKQLQDMYLSRKSFAFDSDAPGVGMTEKRKVFEMALSTADATFQNLDSSEISLTDVSHYFDSDPTNLVQNLRKDGKKPSAYVADTTTANAQVRTLSETVRLDARTKLLNPKWYEGMMASGYEGVREIEKRLTNTVGWSATSGQVDNWVYEEANSTFIQDEDMLNRLMSKNPNSFRKLVQTFLEANGRGYWETSEQNIERLRQLYSEVEDKIEGIDR